In Streptomyces paludis, the genomic stretch GGCGACCACGTACAACGCGGGCCAGAGCTGCGCCGTCCCCGCGCGGGTGATCACGCTCCGCGCCAACTACGCGTCCGCGCTCGCGGGGCTCGGCGCCGCGATGCGCGAGCGCGTCGCGGGCCGCGACTTCGGCCCGCTCAACAACGCGGACCAGGCGGCCCGTTACGACCGGATCGTGGCCTCCTCGGCGGCGAAGGTGACAGTGAGCGGGGATACGGCGCCGGGCGCGGGCGAGGACGGCGGCTACTGGCGGCCCGCGACCGTACTCGCCGATCTGCCGGACGACGATCCGGCGGTGCTGGAGGAGGTGTTCGGGCCGCTGCTCACCGTGCAGGCGGCGGAGAGCGTCGAGGCGGCCGTCGCCCTGGCGAACGGTGTGCCGCAGGCGCTCGCCGCGAGCGTCTGGACACGGGACCTGCCGACCGGGCTCGCGCTCGCGGCGCGGCTGGACGCGGGGGAGACCTGGCTCAACTGCCATCTCGTCCAGACGGCGGAACTGCCCCACGGCGGCCGGGGCGCGTCCGGCCACGGGACGGACCTCAGCGCGCTGGCCCTGCATGAGTACCAGCGGCCGAAGACGGTGACGGCCCGGCTGCTGATGGCACCGCCCCCTTCCCTCACATGACGCGGCCGTCGCCCTGAGCGTCCCCCTCGGCGGCCGAGTCCGTGCGGCTCGGGTCCGTACAGCTCAGATCCGTGCGGCTCAGAGAGGCAGTCCGTTTTCGAGGCTGTCCAGGGCGCGGTGCACCAGTGCGGGCAGATCCCCCTGGCAGTCGTGCTCGGCCCAGTACAGGCTGACCTCGTTCAGCGCGCTGAGGACCGCCGAGGTGAAGACGCGCAGTTCGAGGTCGTCCGGCTCCCGGCCGGTGCGTTCCGCGAGGATCTCGATGAGCATCCTGGCCGTGACCGACGTGGTCTCGGCCATGCGGGCCCGCAGCGCCGGGACCTGGACCAGCAGCCTGCTGCGCAGCACCAGCTCTTCGTGATCGTTGACCAGGACGTCGCGCAGGGCCTGGTCCATGATGAAGTGGAAGGAGTCCAGCGGGCTTTCGTCGAGGGGCCGGGAACGCAGACTGGCTGCCATGAGCGGGTCGTACTCGTCGGTGAGGACGATGTCCTCTTTGGTCGGGAAGTACCGGAAGACCGTGGACGGGGACACCTCCGAAGCCTCCGCGATCTGCTCGACGGTCGTCGCCTCGTACCCCTGCTCGGCGATCAGCCGGAACGCCGCCCCTCTGATCGCGATCCGGGTCCTGAGCTTCTTGCGCTCGCGCAGCCCCAGGGAGGCCAGCTGCTGTTCGAGCGGGGTGTACGAGGTGGCGGCCATGGTGCTTATTGTCGGGCATCGGTGGTCTCCGGAGCCACCTCCGGCCCAGGTACGGGGCCCGGCCCGCCGTCTCCGGTGGCCGGCCCGGCTCCAGTGGCCGGACTGTCTACGGGGGCCGGCCCGGCGGCGCGGTCCCGGTCCGGGGTCTCCCGCGCCGGATTCGGCAGCAGCAGTGCCACCAGCAGTGCGGAGAACAGCGCCGCGATACCGCAGACCAGCAACGCCAGCCCCAGACCGTGGACATACGCGGCATCCGCCGAGCTGACGAGCCCCGGCGCCCCCAGCCGCTCGGCCA encodes the following:
- a CDS encoding TetR/AcrR family transcriptional regulator gives rise to the protein MAATSYTPLEQQLASLGLRERKKLRTRIAIRGAAFRLIAEQGYEATTVEQIAEASEVSPSTVFRYFPTKEDIVLTDEYDPLMAASLRSRPLDESPLDSFHFIMDQALRDVLVNDHEELVLRSRLLVQVPALRARMAETTSVTARMLIEILAERTGREPDDLELRVFTSAVLSALNEVSLYWAEHDCQGDLPALVHRALDSLENGLPL